A window of Chrysemys picta bellii isolate R12L10 unplaced genomic scaffold, ASM1138683v2 scaf3493, whole genome shotgun sequence genomic DNA:
tagcatctggagcagagattcccaggatgcagtgcgtccctgctttttctggtcctagaattcagtgtggttctctgttctccattctgtacgtaaactgagatgtcttcctgtcccatcttccatgcagatgaggcgaggggagttgtctctgctctccattctgtatgcaatggagatgtcttcaccttgtcacccttgtcaggaggggtctaggtgtgtctcccaacgcccttcactgctctctgcaagttttgtcctctgatATGTTTTGGCttatgcaggggatgggggggcgggtgtctttcatgagtcaggctggatactgcaccctggttccccaagaacacagaggtgtctggtatcaagtCCCCCCATTGATGGGGTGCTTGCGCTGAGCGAGTATCCCCATCTCATCCTTCCTCCGTGGTACCGGGTCTGATCCTCCATCCATTGCAGCCGCCGCATCAGTTCTTGTATCCAACAAACCAGCAGAACCAGACCAATTGctagtataatttggaaacccatgatcaccacaatggggtgaagcatgaaatttaaaaaacctgttgctctggggctccacccaagcaaagtctcccaccaagagtgatggcctgtgtttttaccttaatggcaatgagacccattcccagtgaaatgggggaaacctccttgttgagctcaggataggcatttaaatgttgtacagtccggggagggatagctcagtggtttgagcattggcctgctaaacccagggttgtgagttcaatccttgagggggccacttgggaatctggggcaaaatcagtacttggtcctgctagtgaaggcagggggctggacttgatgacctttcaaggtcccttccagttctaggagatgggatgggatataGGCACAGAAAACTTAATATCACAACTAACAATGGTGGTTACATTATAGAAACCACGATTAACGTAAGGCACCATAGGTGGACCCAATGTCCATTAATTAATACAATATTACATcttgtccttacacacacacatgctttaccaatatagacaataacagaccccTCTTCCTGGATAAATCTAAGGAACGTTGAGACTTATTCCCAGGTTACccatgtagggatattaaagaaggtactaacagtgattcccccaagagacagtgaccccctcataatttggccctcacactttaaaatccaacagtttcaccaagtacaaaaatctcttgggtcttctgttaaaacttgtaagctactgtctgtagaaaccattgattatatctgtcCTGTGACTACTaggtaaaacttacaaacaagttaactgactttgttatacaatgtaaacaaacactataagctgttaagtgtctttcacttcattcaactgctcctagatcagacccccaccctctgtgattaaagggccgggagtctcaaatgaattagcacacactctgaaagtggtggagacagtaaattaaaatatggttaagggatggaatgtatgctgatgaatgcttgatatacatggatggttagggaggtgccagcctagaaaaggagtatccatcggccgaagaatgtgtcaagtggatgaccagaaacccccggagggtaaactgggacccaccccatcacctggaaggatgagaaacacaaactttggacagtgtggagccaccaggaatgtgccactttggacaggaatgtgccatctgctgattgagtcagcaacagcaggatgaaacagctcccatagactaacataggaactaattcctataagaatggactctaaagactgatgactttgagtctctggttctgctgccagcctccaggagcatcaggtgcacctgacacagactcggctccatcctcatgaccaagatacctggccagtaacttggcatgagcaacttctaggctggtaactataacacctatacagaacttgaatgaatgattgtgtgactgaatctctctcactctctctatatatatgtatgtgtgtatgtataagaaataagtagtcaaacaacgttgtttacttttatcttttgctttatcagtatatttacaataaatgtggcatctttgccttatccctcttaataagatcctgctggtttttattctattggtataacattttggtggagaattgcgaaagggggaatattggtaaAAAGCCTCAGGTATTGTAAATATTGGTGTGCACACAGCCGGCTCTATAGAGAGCGGTTCTATTTTTGGTTAACCAAAGCCTACTGACCTCCGGTGGGTAGAGGCTTCATAAAAGAGCTCAGAGAAACTTTAAGCTACAATTAATCTTATCCAAAGTGTTCACTGAGAAATCAGGGGTAACAAGAGCCTATAGGGCAAGGTAAAGCTGCTCGCTGAACGAGATCAGGGGTAGCAGGATAAGATAATTTAGGCTGTGTCACTCGCTGCAAGGGTTCAGGGGTGACAAAGGAAACTATACAcgtgttaaaaaaatgtttaagaaaagacaAGGGAGAACAGTCTCAGAGACAGGAATGGAGTTTGAAGGAGCTCCAACCTCACcttttgtaaaagaaataacACCCTTTAAACAAATCCTTCAGAGATATGGGCACAGTCCTTGGACTGAACAAGCCCTTGCAGATGCTTGCTCTATTTCAGACCTGGAGGATAGATTGGCCCACTATATCCTCATATGTAAACCCCCAAATGCAGCAAAAAGAGACGCTGCAGGGATCTGGCTGCTGTGGGAGGCTTGTAATGACAGCTACCTCCGCCTAACAGCCTGTACAGAGGAAAACTTACTGTTTCTCGCTCTGATCCTGGGAAGGATTTTTATAATTGGTGGATGAAACCCTCGGTGGTAAAAGCCcgagcaatacagagggaagcttagcgtctctccctctggcccaaagtgggttaaaatcataagatacaaatcttgttctgttaaaccaaactctgaagaatataggagtttgggcagtgtagtgtggtttatgtttgtttgtttgttttgttttaagaagaacaggaggacttgtggcaccttagagactaacaaatttattagagcataagctttcgtggactatagcccacttcttcggatgctctgaaaccttttgttttgttttgtttttcttgtgagTGATATTATGGTCATTTCACAAtattgaaagaaatgtttaaggaaagggaccaggaagggtgggggctggttgagaagcccaccctccttgctaaattggtagtggaacaaagcttgtgccccccatggaaaggaaaggttcattggaaaaagcaggatcaggcccagacaagcaggcaagcaacagataaagaaatcGGTTGGAAGCCTTAagggcatagtggcaggagtaaGAAAGCAATAAGTGCAGGCATGaatccctggaacaatacttaaaatggtaaaatctaattgataaaggtgtcattttgggagataaacagTAATTTAAGGAAAGAccctgaaaagttaactctacagaggctaaacagaattaagcagttaaactttgtgaaaatgctaAAAAGTACCAtgttaaagagaaaaggaattcttggtttctttgcagccattctgaaggaaaaatgggcccttttccaaaggaatgtctgtaaataatccaggtatttgaaataatttgactatgaacaatttagtcaaatttgttAAAAACATGAGGGGATTCTATTAAAACTTAACTGACCCAAATGTATGAAGGGAatataatctatgtacagctatgtaaaaacagcaATGTGGAAAAGAtgttaagggaaagaaaatgtgtCTGTATCTATTTGTCTGTGGAAATATGTAAAGTTCTAAGAACCTAAACCAACACatctggtttgtaaaactcctgttttgtaagtttaagataaattacttttgttttaaataatgccactaaaaatccatttaactatttgattcaaagttgcaaaactgacagacctttttgccagacacagctAATCAGTGTTGGCTGGCTTTTGGGATttggcatttaacccttaaggggtaactcggtgctttacaaaatttaaaatgtttttaataaaaaccaaagttgtgactgcagcagggcagccaAAATCAGGAGAATAGGAAAAGATTCTGGattcttcttgtttgtttgtttagttgtttttgtgtgtgtaacaaaatagcaaatgagagtcgtagtaaaagaataagaaattaacagtgcccctctgaagcaacagcaggggtgaggtgcacaaatcAAAAAGAAGCACTGCTAGAAACACCGAGCCTTaagatggctctgtgtaatcagactgtcactttgacgaGGGTCCATGAAaactctgtaaaaacaaaaggaagcagctgcagtttgGCTTCTATGGAAGACCTGTAACAAGGTATTCCTTCAATTGGctacatgcaaaaataaaaaactgcaccaagatttacaagcctctgctgcaaaagcagagaaataaaaGGTATGTCCAGCAGTCACACTAGAACAGAGGATAGCACAAGcccaagcacccccccccccctggaagAATTGGATACCATGGGTCAGGAGAGACATATTTGGTACACCGATGGTAGTTCCATGGTGGTGCACGGTAAAAAGAGAATCAGATATGCAGCCATTAATTTAGAAGAAGAGGTACTAAAGGGGTATTTGGATCATGGCTCAGCACAACATGCTGAACTCCATGCCATATACCCAGTCCTAAAACAATATGAAatagagaactgccccaaaactgTATACATCTATGCTGACAGCAATTACTGTGTAAATGGGGTGCAATATTGGATGTTTGATTGGCAGAGGAACAATTGGAAAGccacagatggggaaaaaatagcataTATAGATGAATGGAAATGGATTTATGCCTGGGTTACCTCTCATCCCAACCAGCTTAAAATCAAACATGTTAAGGCACATGGAAAAGGCTCTGCAGCTGAAACAGTATGAAATAACCGTGCTGATGCCATAGCCAGAGATTATGAAGGGATAGCAGCGGTGACCCGAAGGCAGGAAAAGAAGGTATTAGAAGCAGTCCGCGTCCCAGGAAGGATTGAGAGGCAGGAACTGGTTATAGCTCATCAGTTCATGCatgaaggagtggaagggacGCTGGGAAGGTTAAAGCAAGTGGCAGAATGGAAGGGGATGAGAGATGATGTGGATACATGGGTCAGGAATTGTATACAGTGTGCCAAAGATAAAGCTTGTCCTCCACACCAGCCTCAGATGCTACATCAAAGAAGGCTGGGATCCTGGCATAGAATCCAAATTGACTTCATTGATAAATTGCCAAGGAGTAAAGAAGGATTTCGATATCTACTTGTAATCACAGATTCCTTTTCAGGTTGGGTGGAAGCTTTCCCTACTAGGAACAATAGCGCCCGCACAGCCGCTAAGAAACTATTCGCTGAAGTGGTTTGCAGATATGGGACTCCCGAGATTATCGACTCAGACAAGGGAGGATCCTTTGTGGGAGACATATTAGGGGTTTCACACAAACTCCATGTCCCATACAGACCGCAGTCTTCAGGACAAgtatctccaggccatggcaaaatggctggagattttaaaacagatttttttctagatggagtgttaacgcccttttactgagagaaagggaggatttacactaacaagaaatgcaccacttaattagcatttgtgcagccccaagtacc
This region includes:
- the LOC135980466 gene encoding ribonuclease H-like, giving the protein MGQERHIWYTDGSSMVVHGKKRIRYAAINLEEEVLKGYLDHGSAQHAELHAIYPVLKQYEIENCPKTVYIYADSNYCVNGVQYWMFDWQRNNWKATDGEKIAYIDEWKWIYAWVTSHPNQLKIKHVKAHGKGSAAETV